From a single Nicotiana tomentosiformis chromosome 2, ASM39032v3, whole genome shotgun sequence genomic region:
- the LOC104120482 gene encoding protein LAZY 1-like isoform X1, giving the protein MKLLGWMHSKLKQKGNEPANNTPIVENSITSFSVFKEFKSNGAEMEPFDELFPGFLAIGTLGNYQTTNTDPPAPTFPMPFDHGETDITEKELKFINDELEKYLEEKVNKYESSESIIALSDNHIEIGATECYSNIEEYSLQKYLLGSSIELPKIEVEVQQQKRFIEELFNIVQEGHVGNHDGKEKKQAKRKHPVDFMKKMLQNLQRKSKSSTTAHSKDNVNGSVSSKRKLPQFIKMFKRKVHPEGLMNENILQDNEISNISCKTDNLGANSEVNKKNSPAATPKK; this is encoded by the exons ATGAAA TTACTAGGTTGGATGCACTCTAAACTAAAGCAAAAAGGCAATGAACCAGCAAATAATACTCCCATAGTAG AAAATTCCATTACATCTTTCTCAGTTTTCAAGGAATTTAAAAGCAATGGAGCAGAAATGGAACCATTTGATGAACTCTTTCCTGGCTTTTTGGCAATTGGTACTCTGGGAAATTATCAGACAACTAATACTGATCCTCCAGCTCCAACTTTTCCAATGCCCTTTGATCATGGTGAAACAGACATAACAGAGAAAGAACTGAAATTCATAAATGATGAGCTTGAGAAGTATCTGGAAGAGAAAGTGAATAAATATGAGTCATCAGAAAGTATCATTGCTCTCAGTGACAATCACATTGAAATAGGAGCTACTGAATGCTATAGCAATATTGAAGAATACTCTCTCCAGAAATATCTCTTaggctcttcaattgaattgCCGAAGATAGAAGTAGAG GTACAACAACAAAAACGATTCATAGAAGAGCTCTTTAACATAGTCCAAGAAGGTCATGTGGGAAATCATGATGGAAAAGAGAAAAAACAAGCCAAGAGAAAACATCCCGTGGATTTCATGAAGAAGATGCTGCAGAACCTGCAGCGCAAATCAAAGAGCTCTACTACAGCTCATTCTAAAGATAATGTCAATGGATCTGTTTCAAGCAAGAGAAAACTCCCTCAG TTCATTAAAATGTTCAAAAGGAAAGTTCATCCTGAGGGATTAATGAATGAGAACATACTACAAGATAATGAGATTAGCAATATTTCATGCAAGACTGATAATCTGGGAGCAAATAGTGAAGTGAACAAAAAGAATTCTCCTGCTGCCACTCCAAAGAAGTAA
- the LOC104120483 gene encoding probable WRKY transcription factor 43: MENQWMPFLGSTCCYNSMNGWISGLKTENSNSTAREQHVSNIKHSPVGVVSSETHTTNIISSLKKKGDKKIKKPRFAFQTRSQVDILDDGYRWRKYGQKAVKNNNYPRSYYKCTHQGCNVKKQVQRLSKDEGVVVTTYEGMHTHPIDKPTDNFEQILHQMHIIPPH, from the exons ATGGAGAATCAGTGGATGCCCTTTCTTGGTTCAACATGTTGTTACAACTCTATGAATGGATGGATCTCGGGATTAAAGACCGAGAATTCTAATTCTACAGCAAGAGAGCAACACGTATCCAACATAAAACACAGCCCTGTGGGAGTTGTTTCATCAGAAACTCATACTACCAATATTATATCATCGCTTAAGAAGAAGGGGGATAAGAAAATTAAGAAGCCCAGATTTGCTTTCCAAACAAGAAGCCAGGTTGATATTCTTGATGATGGCTATCGCTGGAGAAAATATGGACAAAAAGCTGTCAAGAACAACAACTACCCAAG AAGCTACTACAAATGTACACATCAAGGATGCAATGTGAAGAAGCAAGTACAACGCCTTTCCAAAGATGAAGGAGTTGTGGTGACAACTTACGAAGGCATGCACACTCATCCTATTGACAAGCCAACTGACAATTTTGAACAAATCCTCCATCAGATGCATATTATTCCTCCccattaa
- the LOC138905317 gene encoding uncharacterized protein, translated as MGDNSSVSNLRTTALDSGSTVTTLIDPSHPYYIFSCDVSGIYLVSTLFDGTGYVNWSKGMLMSLSARNKIGFIDRSCPRPSVTSPLYKAWDRCDNLVGTWILNALTTQIRNSVLHSKSAKDMWDDLRDRYSQPNEVRIYHLKKDLVGVTQGNSDIATYYSRLKKLWDELSILNSFMTCSCCDCICKCIAKGHNAVMIESDKVH; from the coding sequence ATGGGTGATAATTCATCAGTTTCAAATTTACGTACTACTGCTCTAGATTCGGGGTCTACTGTGACTACTCTTATTGATCCTTCACATCCATACTACATTTTCTCTTGTGATGTATCGGGGATTTATCTAGTATCCACTCTTTTTGATGGTACAGGATATGTGAATTGGAGTAAGGGAATGTTGATGTCTCTTTCTGCTAGGAACAAAATAGGTTTTATAGATAGATCATGCCCTAGACCTTCTGTTACTTCACCTCTTTACAAGGCTTGGGATAGATGTGACAATTTAGTTGGAACATGGATTTTGAATGCTTTAACCACGCAAATAAGGAATAGTGTTCTGCACTCTAAGTCGGCAAAAGACATGTGGGATGACTTGAGAGATAGATATAGTCAACCTAACGAGGTTCGGATCTATCACCTCAAGAAGGATTTGGTTGGGGTGACACAAGGGAATAGTGACATAGCAACATATTACTCTAGACTTAAGAAACTATGGGATGAATTGAGTATTCTTAATTCTTTTATGACATGCTCTTGTTGTGATTGTATCTGTAAATGTATAGCAAAAGGGCATAATGCTGTTATGATTGAGAGTGATAAAGTGCACTAG
- the LOC104120482 gene encoding protein LAZY 1-like isoform X2, which yields MKLLGWMHSKLKQKGNEPANNTPIVVFKEFKSNGAEMEPFDELFPGFLAIGTLGNYQTTNTDPPAPTFPMPFDHGETDITEKELKFINDELEKYLEEKVNKYESSESIIALSDNHIEIGATECYSNIEEYSLQKYLLGSSIELPKIEVEVQQQKRFIEELFNIVQEGHVGNHDGKEKKQAKRKHPVDFMKKMLQNLQRKSKSSTTAHSKDNVNGSVSSKRKLPQFIKMFKRKVHPEGLMNENILQDNEISNISCKTDNLGANSEVNKKNSPAATPKK from the exons ATGAAA TTACTAGGTTGGATGCACTCTAAACTAAAGCAAAAAGGCAATGAACCAGCAAATAATACTCCCATAGTAG TTTTCAAGGAATTTAAAAGCAATGGAGCAGAAATGGAACCATTTGATGAACTCTTTCCTGGCTTTTTGGCAATTGGTACTCTGGGAAATTATCAGACAACTAATACTGATCCTCCAGCTCCAACTTTTCCAATGCCCTTTGATCATGGTGAAACAGACATAACAGAGAAAGAACTGAAATTCATAAATGATGAGCTTGAGAAGTATCTGGAAGAGAAAGTGAATAAATATGAGTCATCAGAAAGTATCATTGCTCTCAGTGACAATCACATTGAAATAGGAGCTACTGAATGCTATAGCAATATTGAAGAATACTCTCTCCAGAAATATCTCTTaggctcttcaattgaattgCCGAAGATAGAAGTAGAG GTACAACAACAAAAACGATTCATAGAAGAGCTCTTTAACATAGTCCAAGAAGGTCATGTGGGAAATCATGATGGAAAAGAGAAAAAACAAGCCAAGAGAAAACATCCCGTGGATTTCATGAAGAAGATGCTGCAGAACCTGCAGCGCAAATCAAAGAGCTCTACTACAGCTCATTCTAAAGATAATGTCAATGGATCTGTTTCAAGCAAGAGAAAACTCCCTCAG TTCATTAAAATGTTCAAAAGGAAAGTTCATCCTGAGGGATTAATGAATGAGAACATACTACAAGATAATGAGATTAGCAATATTTCATGCAAGACTGATAATCTGGGAGCAAATAGTGAAGTGAACAAAAAGAATTCTCCTGCTGCCACTCCAAAGAAGTAA